The Kocuria turfanensis genome includes the window GTAGGCATCCAGCACACGGGAGCCCTTGCGGTACTGGCCGTACCACTCCCCCGAAATCCGCACCTCCTGGACAATCGCCCGATCCGGGATCAACGGCTCCAAGAACAACCCCGTAGCCCGCAGCTCCTCGAGGCTGGCCACCGCCGCCCGGCTCATGATCGTCTCCTTCACCCCACCGACGACGATGCCGGCCTCGGTCAGGGTGTCCGGGGCGCCCAGCTGCTGGCGGTGCCGGCGGAACTGGGCGAC containing:
- a CDS encoding ParA family protein — encoded protein: MRLKISLIGLQADVVVIDCPNRQGGPLTLSALNAADTVVYAATATSDGIDGVDGARRTVAQFRRHRQQLGAPDTLTEAGIVVGGVKETIMSRAAVASLEELRATGLFLEPLIPDRAIVQEVRISGEWYGQYRKGSRVLDAYTAIAKKVLR